In Rhodobacter sp. 24-YEA-8, the following are encoded in one genomic region:
- a CDS encoding N-acetylglucosamine-6-phosphate deacetylase gives MGNGTLHAGQIFDGETWHQDAAISFDAGRITAIRPSGAAPPGPRLPGLIAPGYIDLQVNGGGGVLFNNDPTPGGIATICAAHAQLGTTAVMVTLITDRPDITDRAVAAAEAACVPGFLGLHLEGPHLSLARKGTHDPALIRVMQDQDLGMILAAAGRLRHLIVTLAPESVTPDQVRALVAAGVTVSLGHSDCDYDTARDYIAAGARMVTHLFNAMSQLGHRAPGLVGAALTAPGLHAGLIADGFHIADAAMQVALRAKPGEVFLVSDAMSTVGSDLTGFMLNGREIFRAGGRLTLADGTLAGADIALADAVRYCHLRLGLDMGAALRLGSAAPAAALGLTDRGHLRPGTWADLICLDDALQVLGCWIAGAPSGGIAAQEARS, from the coding sequence ATGGGCAACGGAACCCTTCACGCAGGCCAGATCTTCGATGGTGAGACCTGGCACCAGGATGCGGCGATCAGCTTTGACGCGGGCCGGATCACCGCGATCCGCCCGTCGGGTGCGGCCCCCCCTGGGCCGCGCCTGCCCGGCCTGATCGCGCCCGGCTATATCGACCTTCAGGTCAATGGCGGTGGCGGGGTGCTATTCAATAATGACCCCACGCCAGGGGGGATCGCAACGATCTGCGCCGCGCATGCGCAACTTGGCACCACGGCTGTGATGGTGACGCTGATCACCGACCGCCCCGATATCACCGACCGCGCGGTCGCGGCGGCGGAAGCGGCATGCGTGCCTGGCTTCCTCGGGCTGCATCTCGAAGGCCCGCATCTGTCGCTGGCCCGCAAAGGCACCCACGACCCCGCGCTGATCCGGGTGATGCAGGATCAGGACCTCGGCATGATCCTCGCTGCGGCGGGCCGGCTGCGGCATCTGATCGTGACGCTGGCGCCGGAATCGGTCACGCCGGATCAGGTGCGCGCGCTTGTCGCAGCCGGGGTAACGGTGAGCCTCGGCCACAGCGATTGCGACTATGACACCGCGCGCGACTATATCGCGGCGGGCGCCCGCATGGTCACCCATCTCTTCAACGCCATGAGCCAGCTCGGCCACCGCGCCCCTGGGCTGGTCGGCGCCGCGCTGACGGCGCCCGGCCTTCATGCCGGGCTGATCGCAGACGGCTTTCATATCGCCGATGCCGCGATGCAGGTCGCGCTGCGGGCAAAGCCCGGGGAGGTGTTTCTCGTGTCAGACGCGATGTCGACCGTCGGCAGCGATCTGACCGGCTTCATGCTGAACGGTCGTGAAATTTTCCGTGCCGGGGGAAGGCTGACCCTCGCAGACGGCACCCTGGCCGGTGCTGATATCGCGCTCGCAGATGCGGTGCGGTACTGCCATCTGCGGCTGGGCCTGGACATGGGCGCGGCACTGCGCCTGGGCTCGGCAGCGCCAGCGGCGGCGCTTGGCCTGACGGATCGCGGGCATCTGCGGCCCGGCACATGGGCGGATCTGATCTGCCTGGACGATGCGCTGCAGGTCCTCGGCTGTTGGATTGCAGGCGCACCCTCTGGCGGGATTGCCGCACAGGAGGCGCGGTCGTGA
- a CDS encoding D-TA family PLP-dependent enzyme: MSFPPPGLPIPGFPWPEAGTPLADVATPLPVIDEDRLATNIARAQDYMAAHGLNFRPHIKTHKIAAVARQQITAGAVGINCQKLTEAEAFADAGFDDILITYNILGPVRVARLLALNARVTRLAVTTDSAVTVAGLAAAFPAEKPLTVLVECDTGGGRCGVQSAADAFALAQLITAAPGLNFGGLMTYPGPGGAARVEAFLQETMALLAQAGLPCPMRTNGGSPDLWKAHLVPSATEHRAGTYVYNDRSMVRAGACGPEDLAMHVLATVVSRPTPVRAVLDCGSKTLTSDLLGFTDYGEIEGLAGARITSLSEEHAVVDLSACTSPLPQVGDLVRVVPNHTCVVSNLFDRMVFHKNGVVTRVEPLAARGTVW; the protein is encoded by the coding sequence ATGAGCTTTCCCCCACCCGGCCTTCCCATTCCGGGTTTTCCCTGGCCCGAAGCCGGCACGCCGCTGGCAGATGTGGCAACACCGCTGCCGGTGATCGACGAGGACCGGCTCGCCACCAACATCGCGCGGGCGCAGGACTATATGGCGGCGCATGGGCTGAATTTCCGCCCCCATATCAAAACCCATAAGATCGCCGCCGTGGCCCGTCAGCAGATCACGGCCGGGGCTGTGGGCATCAATTGCCAGAAGCTGACCGAGGCCGAGGCCTTTGCCGATGCCGGATTCGACGATATCCTGATCACCTATAACATCCTCGGGCCGGTGCGGGTCGCGCGGCTGCTCGCGCTGAACGCCCGTGTGACGCGGCTGGCGGTAACGACGGATTCGGCGGTGACGGTGGCGGGGCTGGCGGCAGCTTTCCCGGCAGAGAAACCGCTCACCGTTCTGGTCGAATGCGATACCGGCGGCGGGCGCTGCGGCGTGCAGAGCGCCGCCGATGCCTTCGCCCTGGCGCAGCTGATCACCGCCGCGCCGGGCCTGAATTTCGGCGGGCTGATGACTTATCCCGGCCCTGGCGGCGCCGCGCGGGTCGAGGCCTTCCTGCAAGAGACCATGGCGCTGCTGGCGCAGGCGGGCCTTCCCTGCCCTATGCGCACGAATGGCGGCTCGCCCGATCTGTGGAAAGCGCATCTGGTGCCTTCGGCGACCGAGCATCGCGCCGGCACTTACGTCTATAATGACCGCTCGATGGTGCGGGCGGGCGCGTGCGGGCCGGAGGATCTGGCGATGCATGTGCTGGCGACGGTGGTCTCCCGCCCGACGCCTGTGCGTGCGGTTCTCGATTGCGGATCGAAGACGCTGACTTCTGATCTGCTGGGCTTTACGGACTACGGCGAGATCGAAGGCCTCGCGGGCGCCAGGATCACCAGCCTTTCCGAGGAACATGCCGTGGTCGATCTGAGCGCCTGTACCAGCCCCCTGCCGCAGGTTGGCGATCTGGTGCGGGTGGTGCCGAACCATACCTGTGTGGTCTCGAACCTCTTTGACCGGATGGTGTTCCACAAGAATGGCGTGGTCACGCGGGTCGAGCCTCTGGCCGCGCGGGGCACAGTCTGGTGA
- a CDS encoding ROK family protein — protein MILCFDIGGTTIKIAEAFGPDDIRPTIRVPTPALDFTAFTSVLQSAIDAAPERPDCLAFSIAGVIDPETGIATVANIPCLSGRRLRSDLEAALGLPVVLGNDADCFALAEATIGAGRGHAVVFGIILGTGVGGGIVVRGRLINDSSASGGGSGGGFTGEWGHGPVAQRIVGDTVLPAFPCGCGQTGCLDAICSARGMEKLHLALGGVALTAEDIIAAWQAEEPAASRTIAIWLDLLSGPLAMVQNMLGAGVIAVGGGLSNARPLIDALDKAVRGRILQRLSRPLIVQAQCPIEPGLVGAAVLGLNRKRDG, from the coding sequence GTGATCCTGTGCTTTGACATCGGCGGCACCACGATAAAGATCGCCGAAGCCTTTGGCCCCGACGACATCAGGCCAACGATCCGCGTTCCGACACCGGCCCTGGATTTCACCGCCTTCACCAGCGTTTTGCAGTCCGCCATCGACGCCGCACCCGAGCGGCCCGACTGTCTCGCCTTTTCCATCGCCGGGGTGATCGACCCGGAAACCGGCATCGCGACCGTGGCAAATATCCCCTGCCTGAGCGGACGGCGCCTGCGCTCTGACCTTGAGGCGGCGCTCGGCCTGCCGGTGGTTCTGGGCAATGATGCCGATTGCTTTGCGCTGGCCGAAGCCACCATCGGCGCCGGGCGCGGCCATGCGGTCGTGTTCGGCATCATCCTCGGCACCGGGGTCGGTGGCGGCATCGTGGTCCGGGGCCGGCTGATCAATGACAGTTCCGCATCGGGCGGCGGATCAGGCGGCGGCTTTACCGGCGAATGGGGCCATGGCCCTGTCGCCCAGCGCATTGTCGGCGATACCGTGCTTCCGGCCTTTCCCTGCGGCTGCGGCCAGACCGGCTGCCTTGACGCGATCTGTTCGGCGCGCGGGATGGAAAAGCTGCATCTCGCCCTTGGCGGCGTGGCACTAACCGCAGAGGACATCATTGCCGCCTGGCAGGCTGAGGAGCCCGCAGCCTCGCGCACCATCGCGATCTGGCTCGACCTGCTCTCTGGCCCTCTCGCCATGGTGCAGAACATGCTCGGGGCCGGGGTGATCGCGGTGGGCGGCGGCCTGTCGAATGCGCGTCCGCTGATCGACGCGCTGGATAAGGCGGTTCGGGGACGGATCCTGCAACGGCTTTCCCGCCCGCTGATCGTCCAGGCACAATGCCCGATCGAGCCCGGCCTTGTCGGCGCAGCAGTGCTTGGCCTGAACCGGAAGCGCGACGGCTGA
- a CDS encoding MlrC C-terminal domain-containing protein, with amino-acid sequence MRLRRARGVAIGAPWAPVAAQLCFVAGEGAGKPLRFDARSAPETGKHCDALIRVIGLNAEAEMRFGESIALVGPAAQIAPLDRAGETTGIAVLLKTLRVQSYDPSLFTALGIDPVAQNIVVIRSTNHFCAAFAPIASEVLYCGAGKPYPNIPAPNPYRLVRADIWPRMDDPFGEM; translated from the coding sequence ATGAGACTGAGGCGCGCGCGCGGCGTGGCCATTGGCGCGCCCTGGGCCCCGGTAGCGGCGCAGCTTTGTTTCGTCGCCGGCGAGGGCGCCGGGAAGCCCCTGCGCTTTGACGCCAGATCCGCGCCCGAGACCGGCAAGCACTGCGACGCGCTGATCCGGGTCATCGGTCTGAATGCGGAGGCCGAAATGCGGTTCGGCGAGAGCATCGCGCTTGTCGGTCCGGCGGCGCAGATTGCGCCTCTCGACCGTGCGGGCGAGACGACCGGGATCGCGGTCCTCCTCAAGACCCTGCGGGTGCAAAGCTATGACCCTTCACTTTTCACCGCGCTCGGGATCGATCCGGTGGCGCAAAATATCGTCGTGATCAGATCAACCAACCATTTCTGTGCAGCTTTTGCGCCCATCGCCTCGGAAGTGCTTTATTGCGGCGCCGGGAAGCCCTATCCGAATATTCCGGCACCCAATCCCTACCGGCTGGTCCGGGCGGATATCTGGCCGCGCATGGATGACCCTTTCGGAGAGATGTGA